The DNA segment CTCGGCGTCGACCCGGTCGACCGCCGCGCTGATCTCGTCGTCGAGCGCGCCGGCCGGTGCGCCCGAACCGTCACCGGCCGCGCGGACGTCGGCGGTGCGCGCGGCGAACACGTCGCGGTCGTCGGCCGCCGAGAACGGCCGCAGCACAACGGGTTCCGACCGTCGCGGCTGCTCCCCCATCGTGAAGCTCAGCTGGTTGTTGAGGTCGTCGAGCTCGGCGGCGATGCGGCGTCGCGACACCTTGGTCAACCGGTCGAACGACAGCCCGAGCACGGCCTCAGCCCCGGTCACCGAGATTCCCAGCAGGGCGGCGAGGTCCTGGATGGCGGCGTCGTAATCCTCGGCGGCCACGATCACGTCGAGCACTTCGTGGCGGCGTTCCAGCGCGCGCATCAGCGCGTCGGCGATCTCCCGGCGGATGACGCGGCGATCACGGGCGTCACCGCGCTCACGGACGTCGTCGGGGTCGGTCATGGCGCCAGCGTAGCCGCCGGGATCAGTCGAGCAGCACGGTGGCGAAGGTGCCGACCTGGCGGAAACCGATGCGGGCGTACGTGGCCCGGGCCACGGTGTTGTAGCTGTTGACGTACAGGCTGGCGACGCGTCCACCGCGCACGACGGCGGCGGCCAGCGCCGCGGTCCCCGCGGTGCCGAGCCCGTGGCCGCGCCGGTCCGGATGCACCCAGACACCCTGGATCTGGCCGACGGCGGGCGACTGCGATCCGACCTCCGCCTTGAATACGACCTGACCGTGTTCGAACCGGGCCCAGGCGCGGCCGGCCGCGATCAGCCCCGCCACCCGGCGCCGGTACCCGCGACCGCCGTCACCCGCGCGCGGGTCGATGCCCACTTCGCCGATGAACATGTCGATGGCCGCGACCAGATACGCGTCGAGTTCCTCGATCCGCACCGGCCGCACCGAGGGATCGACAGGACTCTGCGGGGCGGTGTCGAGCGCCATCAGCGGCTGATGGTCCCGCACGTCGCGCGCCGGTCCCCACGTCTGCTCCAGCCGCCGCCACATCGGCATCACCAGCTCGGCGCGGCCCACCAGCGACGAACACCGTCTGGCGCTGCTGGAGGCCTTGTCGGCGAACGCGTACATGTCGGCGGGTTCGCCGCGCAGCGGTATGAGGTTCGCGCCGGCGTAACACAGCGACTCGGTCGCGCGTCGGCGCGTCCACAGTTCTCCGCCGATCGCGCTGGGCTCGACGCCGTGATCGGCCACCCGCGAGGCGACCATGCAGCCGCCGACCGGGTCGTCGTCGAGCACCCGCCGCACCGCGGCGACGTCGCGCACCACCGAGACCCGTCGGTCGTCGGCGAGGCGGAAGAGCGGCGGAGCCGACATCGATACTGCTTTCTGCTGGCCGAGGCGGTGACCCCAATCACCGCGTCGAGATTCAGCTTACGGTCACAACCGGCGAACCGCTGGCACTTCCCTCCGGGCTGTCGCCGCCGACGCTCTCGATCTCGGCGGCGATGCGCATGGCCTCCTCGATCAGGGTCTCGACGATCTGCGCCTCCGGCACGGTCTTGATGACCTCACCCTTGACGAAGATCTGGCCCTTGCCGTTGCCGGAGGCCACTCCGAGATCGGCTTCGCGCGCCTCGCCGGGGCCGTTGACCACGCACCCCATCACGGCGACGCGCAACGGGACCTCCATCCCCTCGAGCCCGGCCGAGACCTCGTTGGCCAGGGTGTAGACGTCGACCTGAGCGCGTCCACACGACGGGCACGACACGATCTCCAGCTTGCGGGGCCGCAGGTTCAGCGATTCCAGGATCTGGTTGCCGACCTTGACCTCCTCAGCGGGCGGCGCCGAGAGCGACACCCGGATCGTGTCGCCGATCCCCCGCGACAGCAACGCACCGAAGGCCACCGCGGACTTGATGGTGCCCTGGAACGCGGGACCCGCCTCGGTCACCCCGAGATGCAGCGGGTAGTCGCACTGTGCGGCGAGCTGTTCGTAGGCGGCGACCATGACGACCGGATCGTTGTGCTTGACGCTGATCTTGATGTCGCCGAAGCCGTGCTCCTCGAACAGCGAGGCCTCCCACAGGGCCGATTCCACCAGCGCCTCGGGGGTGGCCTTGCCGTACTTCTGCATGAACCGCTTGTCGAGCGATCCGGCATTGACGCCGATGCGGATCGGGATGCCCGCGTCGCCGGCCGCCTTGGCGACCTCCTTGACCCGGCCGTCGAACTCCTTGATGTTGCCGGGGTTCACGCGCACCGCCGCGCAGCCGGCGTCGATCGCGGCGAAGATGTACTTCGGCTGGAAGTGGATGTCCGCGATGACCGGGATCTTCGACTTCTTCGCGATGATCGGCAGCGCGTCGGCGTCTTCCTGCCGGGGACAGGCCACGCGCACGATGTCGCAACCCGAGGCCGTCAGCTCGGCGATCTGCTGCAGGGTGGAGTTGATGTCGTGGGTCTTGGTCGTGCACATGGACTGGACAGAGACCGGATGGTCACTGCCCACACCGACGTCACGCACCATCAGTTGGCGTGTCTTGCGCCGCGGCGCCAGCACCGGCGGGGGCGCGGGCGGCATGCCAAGCCCGATGACGGGGCCGGAAGTCATGAGGTCTCCTATTGGAACAACCTGATCGGGTTGACCAGGTCAGCGGTCACGGTCAGCAGCATGTAGCCGACCACCACCACCAACACTACGTAGGTGGCGGGCATGAGCTTGAGATAGTTCACCGGCGCCGCGGCCACCATGCCGCGCGCCGACCGGATCATGTTGCGGACCTTCTCGAACACGGCGATGGCGATGTGGCCACCGTCGAACGGCAGGAGCGGCAGCAGGTTCACCGCGCCGAGGACGAAGTTCAGCTGAGCGAGGAAGAACCAGAACGCCACCCACAGCCCGGCATCGACGGTGTCGCCGCCGATGATGCTGGCGCCGACCACGCTGATCGGGGTCTCGGGATCCCGCTCACCGCCGCCGATGGACTCCACCAGCGCGCCCACCTTGGTGGGGATCTTCGCCAGCGACTTGCCCAGTTCGACGGCCAGGTCACCGGTGAACGCGAACGTCGCGGGCACCGCCGAGAGCGCGTTGTGCTGGGTGGGCCCGAACTGCGCGGCCCCGATGCCGATCGCGCCGACCGTCGACGGCTGGTCACCGTCACCGGTGAAGCGCTGAGTCTGGGTGACGTCGACCACCTTGGTCATTTCCTGACCGTCGCGCTCGATCACGATAGGTGTCGGTCCGGACGCCTTCTGCAGGGTCACCCGGGCGTCGTCGAAGGTCGCGACGTCGGTGTCGCCGACCTTCACGATCACGTCGCCCGCATGGATGCCCGCCTCCGCGGCGGGACCGGGACCGGTGCACTCACCCACCTGGTCCTTGCTGACCTGCGGTGCGACACAGCCGGTTTGGCCGACGATGGCGGCGGTCGGCGGGTTCAGGTTGGGCAGCCCCCAGATCACCGCGATCGCGTAGATGAGCACCAGACCGATGATGAAGTTCATCCCGGGTCCGGCGAACAGGACCGCGACGCGCTTCCACACCTTCTGCCGGTACATGGCGTACGGCCGGTCCTCCGGTGACAGTTCCTCGACCGAGGTCATCCCGGCGATGTCGCAGAACCCGCCGAGCGGTACGGCCTTCACGCCGTACTCGGTGCTGCCGAGCCGGTTGGGCCGCCGGATCGACCACAGGGTGGGGCCGAATCCGACGAAGTAGCGCCGCACCTTCATCCCGGTGGCCCGGGCGACCCACATGTGCCCGCACTCGTGCAGCGCCACCGACACCAGGATGGCCAGCGCGAAGAGCACGATGCCGAGAGTGAACATCATCTGGTGACTAACCCTTTACTCGGAGGAGTTCCGGCCCGCTCGACGGCGCGCCCGGCGTGTTCGCGAGCCCAGCGCTGCGCGTCGAGGACCTCTTCCACGGTAGCGGGTTCCGCCGCCCACTGGTCGGCAGCGCGCAGCACCTCGGCGACGGTCTCGACGATCTCGGGGAACCGGATGCGGCCGGAGAGGAACGCGGCGGCCGCCTCCTCGTTCGCGGCGTTGTACACCGCGGTGAGGCTGCCGCCGCGGGTTCCCGCGTCACGCGCCAACCGCACCGCCGGGAACACCTCGTCGTCGAGCGGCAGGAACTCCCAGGTCGAGGCGGTGGAGAAGTCGCACGCGAGCGCCGCTCCCGGGACCCGGTCGGGCCAGCCCAGCGCCAGCGCGATGGGCAGCTTCATATCCGGCGGGCTGGCCTGGGCCAGCGTCGAGCCGTCGGTGAACGTCGCCATCGAGTGCACGATCGACTGCGGGTGCACGACGACCTCGATGCGCTCGTAGTCGATGCCGAACAGCAGGTGTGTCTCGATGAGTTCGAGGCCCTTGTTGACCAGGGTCGCCGAGTTGAGGGTGTTCATCGGCCCCATCGACCACGTCGGGTGCTTACCGGCCTGTTCCGGGGTGACCGACCGCAGGTCCTCGGCAGACCAGCCGAGGAACGGCCCGCCCGAAGCGGTGAGCACGAGTTTGGCGACCTCGCCGGCGCTGCCGCCGCGCAGGCACTGCGCCATCGCGGAGTGTTCGGAGTCGACCGGCACGATCTGGCCCGGCGCCGCGGCCCGCAACACCAGCGGTCCCCCGGCGACCAGCGACTCCTTGTTGGCCAGTGCCAACCGGGCGCCGGTGGCCAGTGCGGCCAGCGTCGGCTCGAGGCCGAGCGCCCCGACCAGCGCGTTGAGCACCACGTCGGCCGGTGTGTTCTCCACCAACCGGGTCACCGCGTCGGGTCCGGTGTAGGTGACGTCGCCGATCTGTTCGGCCGCCGCGGGGTCGGTGACCGCGACCGCGCTCACGCCCGTCTCGGCCCGCTGACGCGCCAGCAGATCGGGGTTCGCGCCGCCGGCGGCCAGTCCGACCACCTCGAACCGGTCGGGATTCGCCGCGATCACGTCCAGCGCCTGCGTGCCGATCGACCCGGTACTGCCCAGGATCAGCACCCGAAGTCTTGTGCCCACGCGCCCATTGTGCCGTCTGAGGCGCGTTCATCCGTAGTCCCGCCGGGGTGTGACGCGAATCTGACGGGTGACCGCTTCGC comes from the Mycolicibacterium litorale genome and includes:
- a CDS encoding GNAT family N-acetyltransferase, which produces MTDPDDVRERGDARDRRVIRREIADALMRALERRHEVLDVIVAAEDYDAAIQDLAALLGISVTGAEAVLGLSFDRLTKVSRRRIAAELDDLNNQLSFTMGEQPRRSEPVVLRPFSAADDRDVFAARTADVRAAGDGSGAPAGALDDEISAAVDRVDAEEAVWLVATVGDQKIGMVFGELAGGEVNVRIWIHPEHRKRGYGTATLRASRSEMAAYFPAVPLVVRAPAAGG
- a CDS encoding GNAT family N-acetyltransferase, which translates into the protein MSAPPLFRLADDRRVSVVRDVAAVRRVLDDDPVGGCMVASRVADHGVEPSAIGGELWTRRRATESLCYAGANLIPLRGEPADMYAFADKASSSARRCSSLVGRAELVMPMWRRLEQTWGPARDVRDHQPLMALDTAPQSPVDPSVRPVRIEELDAYLVAAIDMFIGEVGIDPRAGDGGRGYRRRVAGLIAAGRAWARFEHGQVVFKAEVGSQSPAVGQIQGVWVHPDRRGHGLGTAGTAALAAAVVRGGRVASLYVNSYNTVARATYARIGFRQVGTFATVLLD
- the ispG gene encoding flavodoxin-dependent (E)-4-hydroxy-3-methylbut-2-enyl-diphosphate synthase, whose product is MTSGPVIGLGMPPAPPPVLAPRRKTRQLMVRDVGVGSDHPVSVQSMCTTKTHDINSTLQQIAELTASGCDIVRVACPRQEDADALPIIAKKSKIPVIADIHFQPKYIFAAIDAGCAAVRVNPGNIKEFDGRVKEVAKAAGDAGIPIRIGVNAGSLDKRFMQKYGKATPEALVESALWEASLFEEHGFGDIKISVKHNDPVVMVAAYEQLAAQCDYPLHLGVTEAGPAFQGTIKSAVAFGALLSRGIGDTIRVSLSAPPAEEVKVGNQILESLNLRPRKLEIVSCPSCGRAQVDVYTLANEVSAGLEGMEVPLRVAVMGCVVNGPGEAREADLGVASGNGKGQIFVKGEVIKTVPEAQIVETLIEEAMRIAAEIESVGGDSPEGSASGSPVVTVS
- a CDS encoding M50 family metallopeptidase → MMFTLGIVLFALAILVSVALHECGHMWVARATGMKVRRYFVGFGPTLWSIRRPNRLGSTEYGVKAVPLGGFCDIAGMTSVEELSPEDRPYAMYRQKVWKRVAVLFAGPGMNFIIGLVLIYAIAVIWGLPNLNPPTAAIVGQTGCVAPQVSKDQVGECTGPGPAAEAGIHAGDVIVKVGDTDVATFDDARVTLQKASGPTPIVIERDGQEMTKVVDVTQTQRFTGDGDQPSTVGAIGIGAAQFGPTQHNALSAVPATFAFTGDLAVELGKSLAKIPTKVGALVESIGGGERDPETPISVVGASIIGGDTVDAGLWVAFWFFLAQLNFVLGAVNLLPLLPFDGGHIAIAVFEKVRNMIRSARGMVAAAPVNYLKLMPATYVVLVVVVGYMLLTVTADLVNPIRLFQ
- the dxr gene encoding 1-deoxy-D-xylulose-5-phosphate reductoisomerase, producing the protein MGTRLRVLILGSTGSIGTQALDVIAANPDRFEVVGLAAGGANPDLLARQRAETGVSAVAVTDPAAAEQIGDVTYTGPDAVTRLVENTPADVVLNALVGALGLEPTLAALATGARLALANKESLVAGGPLVLRAAAPGQIVPVDSEHSAMAQCLRGGSAGEVAKLVLTASGGPFLGWSAEDLRSVTPEQAGKHPTWSMGPMNTLNSATLVNKGLELIETHLLFGIDYERIEVVVHPQSIVHSMATFTDGSTLAQASPPDMKLPIALALGWPDRVPGAALACDFSTASTWEFLPLDDEVFPAVRLARDAGTRGGSLTAVYNAANEEAAAAFLSGRIRFPEIVETVAEVLRAADQWAAEPATVEEVLDAQRWAREHAGRAVERAGTPPSKGLVTR